One window of Marinomonas primoryensis genomic DNA carries:
- a CDS encoding YceI family protein gives MKIITISALTLLSSITMAADYKIDPAHSSVVFKIGHLGVSTTVGQFNEFEGQFSYAENGKSGSASLNIKADSVSTNHEARDKHLRSPDFLDVKQFPSLTFKSTTFDGNTLTGDLTLHGVTKAVSLDVNKIGESKDPWGGYRSGFEAKTVILRSDFGVTYFIPGVTDKTEIEIYVEGIRQ, from the coding sequence ATGAAAATAATAACTATCAGTGCATTAACGCTTTTATCAAGCATCACTATGGCAGCCGATTATAAAATTGACCCTGCCCATTCCAGTGTTGTATTTAAAATTGGGCATTTGGGTGTCAGCACTACCGTAGGTCAGTTCAACGAGTTTGAAGGTCAATTTTCGTACGCTGAAAACGGTAAATCAGGAAGCGCGTCTCTCAACATAAAAGCAGACAGTGTTAGCACCAATCATGAAGCACGCGATAAGCACCTTCGCAGCCCTGACTTCTTAGATGTAAAACAATTCCCTTCTTTGACATTCAAAAGTACAACATTTGATGGAAATACGTTAACAGGTGATTTGACTCTACATGGCGTCACCAAAGCCGTCAGCCTTGATGTTAATAAAATAGGTGAAAGTAAAGATCCGTGGGGCGGCTACCGTTCAGGCTTCGAAGCAAAAACGGTTATCTTGCGTAGTGATTTCGGTGTCACCTACTTCATTCCTGGTGTAACCGATAAAACAGAAATTGAAATTTATGTAGAAGGCATTCGCCAGTAA